A single genomic interval of Novosphingobium ginsenosidimutans harbors:
- a CDS encoding peptide MFS transporter encodes MTAAEATPELELPAHDRAFLGHPKGLGYLAFVEGCERFSYYSMQTLLVLYMVKYLLLPEHIGNVIGLQWLQGAAYDGKEGQPLASAIFGDYTSLVYLTPIAGGLIADRWLGRRATLLAGAVVMALGHFLMAFEGLFLFALLALVVGVGLFKGNIASQVGELYGPNDLRRAMAFQIFYIAINVSVIIAPLISGTLGEKVGWHYGFGTAGVVMVAGLLLYIKAGPWLPKEDRAADAKASADGLDSKRLLGFTAAALAVLFVLGKLVPDFAAIGFSGEVGLAVALGLLAAVTAADRPRVFALLLLIPILALAMLTNQQIFNAYLVWADEHFQLTFFGTTLPTSYMITIDAALSFSMLAAVALFWKWRSDKGAWEPDEIGKMIIGSVFVMGGGLCLYLAAITQGSGKIGLFWPVMFHLLNSIGFSHIMPVSLALFTKVAPKAIVATVVGIYYLTFFAANKTVGIIGGWYSTMDTPSFWLMHVGTAAAGLVGFAAFKLVMGRRLA; translated from the coding sequence ATGACTGCCGCCGAAGCCACGCCAGAGCTTGAACTGCCCGCCCATGACCGGGCCTTCCTGGGCCATCCCAAGGGGCTGGGATACCTCGCCTTTGTCGAAGGGTGTGAGCGGTTCTCTTACTATTCCATGCAGACGCTGCTGGTGCTCTACATGGTTAAGTACCTGCTGCTGCCCGAGCATATCGGCAACGTTATCGGCCTGCAGTGGCTGCAAGGCGCGGCTTATGATGGCAAGGAAGGCCAGCCGCTCGCCTCGGCAATCTTCGGTGATTACACCAGCCTGGTCTACCTGACCCCGATCGCCGGCGGCCTGATTGCCGACCGCTGGCTGGGGCGGCGGGCGACGCTGCTGGCGGGTGCCGTGGTCATGGCGCTGGGCCACTTCCTGATGGCTTTCGAGGGGCTGTTCCTGTTCGCCCTGCTGGCGCTGGTGGTCGGCGTCGGGCTGTTCAAGGGCAATATCGCCAGCCAGGTGGGTGAGCTGTACGGCCCCAACGACCTGCGCCGGGCCATGGCCTTCCAGATCTTCTACATCGCGATCAACGTCAGTGTGATCATCGCGCCGCTGATCTCGGGCACGCTGGGTGAAAAGGTCGGCTGGCATTACGGCTTTGGCACGGCCGGCGTGGTGATGGTGGCGGGGCTGCTGCTCTACATCAAGGCCGGGCCGTGGCTGCCCAAGGAGGACCGGGCGGCCGATGCCAAGGCCTCTGCCGATGGGCTGGACAGCAAGCGGCTGCTGGGCTTCACCGCTGCGGCACTGGCCGTGCTGTTCGTGCTGGGCAAGCTGGTGCCGGATTTTGCCGCCATCGGCTTTTCGGGCGAAGTGGGCCTGGCCGTCGCGCTCGGCCTCCTGGCGGCGGTGACGGCGGCAGACCGGCCGCGGGTCTTTGCTCTGCTGCTGCTGATCCCGATCCTGGCGCTCGCCATGTTGACCAACCAGCAGATCTTCAACGCCTACCTGGTCTGGGCGGATGAGCATTTCCAGCTGACCTTCTTTGGCACCACGCTCCCCACCAGCTACATGATCACGATCGACGCGGCGCTCAGCTTCTCGATGCTGGCGGCGGTCGCGCTGTTCTGGAAGTGGCGCAGCGACAAGGGCGCGTGGGAGCCGGACGAGATCGGCAAGATGATCATCGGCTCGGTCTTCGTGATGGGCGGCGGGCTGTGCCTTTACCTGGCCGCGATCACGCAAGGGTCGGGCAAGATCGGGCTGTTCTGGCCGGTGATGTTCCACCTGCTCAACTCGATCGGCTTCTCGCACATCATGCCGGTCAGCCTGGCGCTGTTCACCAAAGTGGCGCCCAAGGCGATCGTCGCGACCGTGGTCGGGATCTACTACCTGACCTTCTTCGCCGCCAACAAGACGGTGGGGATCATCGGCGGCTGGTATTCGACCATGGACACGCCCAGCTTCTGGCTGATGCACGTTGGCACTGCGGCGGCGGGCCTGGTCGGCTTTGCCGCGTTCAAGCTGGTGATGGGGCGGCGGCTGGCTTAG
- a CDS encoding cyclase family protein, whose translation MQFIDLSIPITNHVVSDPPVMRPQIHYTTHETSWEQIALFFPGLQKEDLPDGEGWAVETLTLSTHNGTHMDAPWHYHSTTDSGARKAPSIDEAPLDRFFRPGVKLDFSALPHGTVVSAAQVEAELARIGYTLQPLDIVLVQSGAIYGTENFTDQGVGLGAEATLWLTERGVEVVGTDAWSWDAPFSHTARRWAEKRDPAIIWEGHKAGRIRPYWQIEKLTNLAALPPHGFTLSCFPVKIEGASAGWIRAVALVG comes from the coding sequence ATGCAATTCATCGATCTCTCGATTCCGATCACCAACCACGTGGTCTCCGACCCGCCGGTGATGCGGCCGCAGATCCACTACACCACGCATGAGACCAGCTGGGAACAGATCGCGCTGTTCTTTCCGGGCCTGCAGAAGGAAGACCTGCCCGATGGCGAAGGCTGGGCGGTGGAGACGCTGACACTCTCGACCCACAACGGCACCCACATGGACGCGCCGTGGCATTACCATTCCACCACCGACAGCGGTGCCCGCAAGGCCCCGAGCATTGACGAGGCGCCGCTTGACCGCTTCTTCCGCCCCGGCGTGAAGCTGGACTTCAGCGCCCTGCCCCACGGCACCGTCGTCAGCGCCGCCCAAGTCGAGGCAGAGCTGGCGCGGATCGGCTACACGCTCCAGCCGCTCGACATCGTGCTGGTCCAGTCGGGCGCAATCTATGGCACCGAGAACTTCACCGACCAGGGCGTCGGCCTCGGCGCCGAAGCGACACTCTGGCTGACCGAGCGCGGGGTCGAGGTGGTCGGCACCGATGCCTGGTCATGGGACGCCCCTTTCAGCCACACCGCCCGCCGCTGGGCGGAAAAGCGGGACCCGGCGATCATCTGGGAAGGCCACAAGGCTGGCCGCATCCGCCCCTATTGGCAGATCGAAAAGCTCACCAACCTCGCCGCCCTGCCCCCGCACGGCTTTACGCTAAGCTGCTTCCCGGTGAAGATCGAAGGCGCCAGCGCCGGGTGGATCCGGGCGGTGGCGCTGGTGGGCTAG
- a CDS encoding acyl-CoA thioesterase, which yields MSLPAILAAARPTATGLVATITEEWMQGRTSYGGLSSALALEAARQVADDLPPLRSATINFVGPLAGEVEVATRVLRRGRNATWIAAEVTSEAGIGLTATFVFMGPVESSLHLHDAPPPQGLIPVDEAAVLPEHLGPLFTRNFERRFAMPRGDDKVPELVWWVRLKERAGIDPMVELLLCADALPPGVMPLMSKTTAVSSMTWIVNLLTPAPVSRDGWWLLRAAGNYAEHGCSSQDMGIWNADGEAIAAGMQSIALFG from the coding sequence ATGAGCCTACCTGCAATCCTAGCCGCCGCCCGCCCGACCGCAACCGGTCTTGTCGCCACAATCACTGAAGAGTGGATGCAGGGCCGTACCTCCTATGGCGGGCTGTCGTCCGCCCTTGCGCTCGAAGCCGCGCGCCAGGTGGCGGATGATCTGCCGCCACTGCGCTCGGCCACCATCAACTTCGTCGGACCGCTGGCGGGCGAGGTGGAGGTTGCCACGCGAGTCCTGCGCCGTGGCCGCAACGCCACCTGGATCGCGGCCGAAGTCACCAGCGAGGCTGGCATCGGCCTGACCGCAACCTTCGTTTTCATGGGCCCCGTGGAGAGCAGCCTGCACCTCCACGATGCGCCGCCGCCCCAGGGCCTGATCCCGGTCGACGAGGCCGCAGTGCTCCCCGAACACCTTGGCCCGCTGTTCACCCGCAACTTCGAACGCCGCTTCGCCATGCCGCGCGGCGATGACAAGGTCCCCGAGCTGGTCTGGTGGGTCCGCCTCAAGGAGCGCGCCGGGATCGACCCGATGGTCGAACTGTTGCTCTGCGCCGATGCCCTGCCGCCGGGGGTGATGCCGCTGATGAGCAAGACCACGGCGGTCAGCTCGATGACCTGGATCGTCAACCTCCTTACTCCAGCGCCCGTCAGCCGCGATGGCTGGTGGCTGCTGCGCGCTGCCGGCAACTATGCCGAACACGGCTGCTCCAGCCAGGACATGGGCATCTGGAACGCCGATGGCGAGGCAATCGCTGCGGGCATGCAATCCATCGCCCTGTTCGGCTAA